The Drosophila bipectinata strain 14024-0381.07 chromosome 2L, DbipHiC1v2, whole genome shotgun sequence genome has a segment encoding these proteins:
- the LOC108123967 gene encoding uncharacterized protein — MLMPVREYNKHIAKIPNCKMRRQWPALRGASMVLTLSLPLLLLPVVLALEPAAGGASSAAGSGGASPAGGGSGGATGGGVGGGPATTLIANLTEQGSPGVYNSTMAQILITCIWRLCGPLSQVNPKTHFPSPIPYSIISLLTSDDIAILAFGMVCECLCVLPCAHFRFPVRRWGGLGWHKTISHLALNNHAPLPHQQTHLTQPRRQNTKHQLTQFSESIFTCSYQALASARVFC; from the coding sequence ATGTTGATGCCGGTGCGGGAGTACAACAAGCACATAGCCAAAATACCGAATTGCAAGATGAGGAGGCAATGGCCAGCGCTTAGAGGTGCATCGATGGTCCTAACCCTGTCCCTGccactgttgctgctgcctgtTGTCCTGGCCCTGGAACCGGCGGCGGGTGGTGCCAGCAGTGCAGCTGGCAGCGGTGGTGCTTCGCCAGCTGGAGGCGGCAGTGGAGGAGCCACTGGAGGCGGTGTGGGTGGCGGTCCAGCCACCACACTTATAGCCAATCTTACGGAGCAGGGCAGTCCTGGTGTGTATAATTCGACAATGGCCCAAATACTAATTACATGTATATGGCGTTTATGTGGCCCTCTTAGCCAAGTTAACCCGAAAACCCACTTCCCATCCCCCATTCCCTATTCCATTATTTCCCTTTTAACCTCTGACGACATTGCCATTTTGGCATTTGGCATGGTGTGTGAATGTTTGTGTGTACTTCCTTGTGCGCATTTCCGGTTTCCGGTTAGGCGGTGGGGTGGGTTGGGGTGGCACAAAACTATTAGCCACTTGGCGCTAAATAACCACGCCCCCTTGCCCCACCAACAGACCCACTTAACCCAGCCGCGGAGGCAAAACACTAAGCATCAATTAACCCAATTTTCAGAATCCATTTTCACCTGCAGTTACCAGGCTTTGGCTTCTGCCAGAGTATTTTGCTAG